The Campylobacter concisus genome has a window encoding:
- the murD gene encoding UDP-N-acetylmuramoyl-L-alanine--D-glutamate ligase translates to MRKSLFGYGGTTKAIAKNFVNDGLWDIYDDKFSEASKDEFGNALLPVGEFDPAKSGLEIPSPGIPPHHELVKKAKNLISEYDYFYEIYKAHLPFNVWISGTNGKTTTTKMMQHLLESKGSVMGGNVGIALANLDPHAKIWILETSSFTLHYTNRATPGIYVLLPITPDHLSWHGNMSEYEKAKLKPLASMSETSVAIVPEIYAKTPTKAKVIAYKDESDLAKFCGVNLNDIAFKTPFLLDALLALAVEKILFDRCDVGLLNTFVIEANKLEEFTDNKGRTWVNDTKATNIDASIQAVKRYKDHFMHLILGGDDKGVSMDELFENLKGLKVKIYAIGSNSDKLMNLAAKFNVPALKCDFLQNAVNEISKELKKGEIALLSPAAASLDQFKSYAERGDKFKEFIRAL, encoded by the coding sequence ATGAGAAAATCACTATTTGGCTATGGTGGCACGACAAAGGCTATCGCTAAAAACTTCGTAAATGACGGACTTTGGGACATCTACGATGATAAATTTAGTGAAGCTTCAAAGGACGAGTTTGGTAATGCTCTTTTGCCAGTTGGCGAATTTGACCCAGCAAAAAGCGGCCTAGAGATACCAAGCCCAGGCATCCCGCCTCACCACGAGCTTGTCAAAAAAGCTAAAAATTTGATCAGCGAATATGACTATTTTTATGAAATTTACAAGGCGCATCTGCCATTTAACGTCTGGATAAGCGGCACAAACGGCAAGACGACGACTACAAAGATGATGCAGCACCTGCTAGAGAGCAAAGGCTCAGTTATGGGAGGCAACGTCGGCATCGCGCTAGCAAATTTAGACCCGCACGCTAAAATTTGGATACTTGAGACTAGCTCATTTACCCTGCACTACACAAACCGCGCCACACCAGGAATTTACGTGCTTTTGCCGATCACTCCAGATCATCTAAGCTGGCATGGCAACATGAGCGAGTACGAAAAGGCAAAGCTTAAGCCGCTTGCTAGCATGAGTGAAACAAGCGTAGCTATCGTGCCTGAAATTTACGCTAAAACGCCTACAAAGGCCAAAGTGATCGCCTATAAAGATGAGAGCGATCTGGCTAAATTTTGTGGTGTAAATTTAAACGATATAGCCTTTAAAACGCCATTTTTACTTGATGCACTGCTGGCACTTGCGGTAGAGAAAATTTTATTTGACCGCTGCGATGTGGGGCTTTTAAACACTTTTGTCATCGAGGCAAACAAGCTTGAAGAATTTACTGACAACAAGGGTAGAACCTGGGTAAATGACACAAAAGCGACCAACATAGATGCGAGCATTCAAGCTGTGAAACGCTACAAAGATCACTTCATGCACCTGATCTTAGGTGGCGATGACAAGGGCGTTAGCATGGATGAGCTATTTGAAAATTTAAAGGGTCTTAAAGTCAAAATTTACGCCATCGGCTCAAACAGCGACAAGCTTATGAATTTAGCTGCTAAATTTAACGTGCCTGCCCTAAAATGCGACTTTTTACAAAACGCTGTAAATGAGATAAGCAAAGAGCTAAAAAAAGGCGAGATAGCACTTCTAAGCCCAGCAGCTGCGAGCCTTGATCAGTTTAAGAGCTACGCTGAGCGAGGAGATAAATTTAAAGAGTTTATAAGGGCTCTTTAA